The Halotia branconii CENA392 region CAACACCAGTCGCTCCTAGGGAGCCACTGCGTTGCGGGGGTTTCCCCCGAGTCCCGCAAGTGGCATGGAAACCACGGCAGTTCCTACAAGTCGCCGGCACTTTCTACAAGTCGTCGGCACTTACTACAAGTCGGGAAACCGCAAGGGCGGAGTGCCTTGGAAACCCGCAAGGGCGGACTGCCTCCCCATGACCGCGCTGACTTCTCTTTGTTGAAACAACTTTCTGCGGGCTGGCTCACCTGCCCCCTGCCTACACAGCGATGGGATATTTTTTTAGTTTGAAGTCCCTAACTACTAGCCTGCACAGGTTTTTGTTGAGAAACATTACCGGGTATAGGTTCGGTTTCAGTTTTGGTTCCTGGGTCTACAGCCGTTAATTCAATATGATTTAACAATGTAGTGACAAATGCAAACAGCAAAAAAGGCAGTGATAGCAAAACGACGAGACCTACCGTTGCTAAGGCATATACTGGTCGTCTTGCACCCATCAATGCCAAGGCTGAGGCCAAACTGATAGTGATTGTGATTAACCAAACAATTATTTGACCATAAATATCGCCAAAGGTCAGGGTGCAGACAAACTGATAGTTTTGATTATTACTCTTGTTCATTTGCCTCAAGTCTCTCCTTATAGGTTCTACGTTAAAGCCGTATGTGGCTTTCAGACAATTTCTAAATATTTTTGCAAGGTTTGTAATATCGCTTAATATTAGCCAGTTGATCTAGGTTTTTTAGCCAATTTGTGGCAAAACATTAAGATAGTTTGATTGAATCCCAACATCGTGTTATGAAACGCTGGGTTTCAATCAATTTAACTAACTAACTTAGTTTGATCCTTCTGCTGGAGGAGCAAGTGAAGCATCTGGAGCAATTTCTTCTGCGGGAATTGGTTCTTTCTCCTCAGCATGAGGTTGTGCGGCTGACACCGATTCAGGAGATGGAGGGTTTGGTGGAGTTACTTTTGGCAAGCTCTCGGTTAGAGATTCGGTTTCGCTAATAGCGATATCCTCTTCTATCGATTGTTCTGGTGTGGCAGTGGTTTCGTCGATAATCTCAACAGCAGGCTGCTCTGCTAATACAGAGGTAATATCTTCCGGTTTAGAAGTTGGTTGCTTTTGTACCTTGTCTTTCACACCACCGAAGGTGCTACTTAGACCCTTTTGCCATTGAGTCAGCCGTTCTGGAATGGACAACTTAGTTGCTTGCTGCTGAATACCAGTTTTCACCGTCTCAGAACTGGGTACTTGGGTTTGTTGTGCCTGTGGGGTCAATTGGCGACGTAATGAAAGAGTTTGCCAGCCAAACCAAACTAAAAGCGCCACACTAGCTACATGACCTAAAAGCAAACCTCCAGAAATGCGTGGTGCAAAAATCCATAATACTAAGGCGTAAAATAGCCCTACACCACTCCAAACAAAATCATTCTTGCGGTGGATTTCGGGAAAAAAGAAAGCTGCTATGTAAATGGCTAAACTACCAAGTCCGACCACAAAAGCTAGAACAAATGCCAGCATTTTTTGGTTACTCCTTAACTGCGTCTTTTTGATTAGGGGCTAGGGGCTAGGGGTTAGGGGTTAGAGGTTAGGGGCTAAGGGCTAAGGGTTAGAGACTGTTTTCAAACCCAAAATAGAACTTATAGTAGGTTGGGTTAAGCATAGCGCAACCCAACATTGACGTTGCTTTGTTGGGTTTCCTTACGTCAACCCAATTTACAGTTCGAGTTTGAAAACACGCCCTAGGTGTTAGGGTTTTACAAGAAGATTCTAGTCCCTAGTAGTCCACCAAATAAACTCTACGGGGTTATGGTCAGAAAATTAAGTTTTTTTCTTCTCCTGCCTCCCCTACTCTTTTTGCCTTCAACTGTTATTTTTTTTGGGTTAGTTGATTACTAGTCCCTAGCCCCTAGACCCTAGCCCCTAACCCCTAGTCCCTAATTCCCTTTGACTATTCCAATTTTGCAAATTTTGCCAGTTAATTGTTGATTTAGATACAAATTAAAATTAATTCCCCGTGTTAATTGTGGATTTTTGTCATTTATATTAACTCTTAAGGTCTTCTTTAGGAGAGAAGCGAAAATCTCGGACTACCCTAAAGATAAAAGGATCTGCAAGAGTTAGCCAAAACAATTTATGACACTACAAAGCTTTGGTGTGATTGGATTAGCCGTTATGGGTGAGAACATCGCTCTTAATGTTGAGCGTAATGGCTTCCCAATTGCAGTTTACAACCGCTCCCGCGAAAAAACGGACGCGTTTATGGCGCAGCGTGCGCCAGGAAGGAACGTCAAAGCCGCCTTTACTTTAGAAGAATTTGTCGCAGCATTGGAACGTCCCCGCAAAATCCTAGTAATGGTGCAAGCTGGTAAACCAGTAGATGCGGTGATTGCTCAACTCAAACCTTTGCTCAATGAAGGCGATATCATTATCGACGGTGGTAACTCTTGGTTTGAAGACACGGAACGACGCACTCAAGAATTAGAACCGACTGGACTTCGGTATCTTGGTATGGGTGTCAGTGGCGGTGAAGAAGGGGCGCTGAACGGCCCATCACTGATGCCTGGAGGTACACAAAGCTCTTACGAGTACTTGTCACCAATTTTCAACAAAATTGCTGCCCAAGTCGATGATGGCCCTTGTGTAACTTATATTGGCCCTGGTGGTTCTGGTCACTACGTCAAAATGGTACACAACGGCATTGAGTATGGCGATATGCAGCTAATAGCTGAAGCCTACGACTTGCTAAAGAATGTTGCTGGACTTGACCCTAAGCAGCTGCATGAAGTCTTCACCGAGTGGAACACCACCGATGAACTCAATTCGTTTTTGATTGAGATTACCTCAAATATCTTCCCCTACATTGACCCGGAAACAAAAAAACCTTTAGTCGATTTGATTGTTGACGCAGCAGGTCAAAAGGGAACCGGACGTTGGACTGTGCAAACTGCATTAGAGTTGGGAGTTTCCATTCCTACAATTACAGCCGCAGTGAATGCCCGGATTATATCTTCCATTAAAGAAGAACGGGTAGCAGCATCCAAGATTTTGACAGGCCCTAATAGCAAGTATGACGGGCAAACCAAGGACTTTATCAATAAAGTACGCGATGCTCTTTATTGCTCAAAAATCTGTTCTTACGCTCAAGGGATGGCACTGCTATCTACAGCTTCAAAAACATATAATTGGAATTTGGATCTGGGCGAAATGGCGCGGATTTGGAAAGGTGGCTGTATTATTCGTGCTGGCTTCTTGAATAAGATTAAGAAGGCTTTTACTGAAAATCCAGCATTACCTAACTTGCTTTTAGCGCCTGAATTTAAGCAAACAATTCTCGACAGACAAACAGCTTGGCGCGAAGTCATAGCGACAGCAGCAACACTGGGCATTCCAGTACCCGCATTTAGTGCATCTTTAGATTATTTTGATAGCTATCGCCGCGATCGCTTGCCCCAAAACCTCACTCAAGCCCAACGCGATTACTTTGGCGCACATACTTACCAGCGTCTTGACAAGTCTGGAACTTTCCACACCGAGTGGGTTCCCATTGACGAGGCTAAGAAAAAATAAACTCTCACGCCTCTAAATTTTCAGTCTATTTGTAGGTGACTCTAGATACTAGAGTCACTTTTTTTTCAAAATCACAATAAACACTGAGAATCTTAAAACAGTTTCCGTTTTCCTCTCGCCTCTTCTTATTCAATTAAAGCTGATTATTGTAGATTTAGAGAAAAAGGAAGTAAACCAATGGATACCATCACGACCTATCGAGAAATAGTCAAACAGGTAATATCATGTCCACGTAATTAGTTATAATTCCCGCATCTATGCAAAAAGCATGAAACCCTGTTTACCCCTGCTCCCTGCCCCCTGCCCCCCGCGGTCTTAATGACAATATTTAACCGGACACGATATAATTAGTGATTACGCCAAACTACGCCCATCTCACGGCAACATTCCCTTAGATGCCATATTTGACGAGATGCGCGATCGCTATTCTCTGATGCAGGTTGGTTGGAATAGAGGAAAGTGGGTGCGTGGCAACCTGATCTATGTAATTATCGATAATGATCAAGTAATCATTGAATACGATGGTATGGAATATGGAATTACTCAGGACTTAGTTAAAAAAGGTATCCCTGAGAGTGATATGGTGCTGGCTTTTCTACCGGATTCGCGGACTGTTTCCATCGCTTGAAAAAGTGAATACAAAGCATTATGAGGTTTATTTCATCTTTCAAGGCTTTTGATATTTCGCTTTCTCATTGATTTGGTATATTATTCTTCCCCATAAATTTAGCTTTTACTTCTTCTAACTCTGTATCTATCTTGCTTTTACTAGTAGGCTGAGATAGAGGATTTGATGGCTGAACTTTATTTGGTTGAGGTTTACCTCCGACTAGAAATTGGGTTTTTAATTCCTCTAATTCCAAATCAACTTGGCTAGGTGTCTTACTGACAACTGTAGGCGGCAAAGTGGGTGCTGGTTTAGCTGGTGTAGCAACTGCTGATGATTGTTGATTTAAGTCTTGCAAAACTTCTGCTATTGTTTGGTAGCGTCGCGCTGGAATACTTTCTAGCATCTTATGAAGAATAAGGCTCAAATTATTGCTGATAGGAGTTTTGAGATATTGCTGCCAGATCCAGCTATCGTTGTTGGTGTCATAGGAATCGAAAGGCGATCGCCCAGTTAATAGGTTAATACAAGTAGCACCCAAACTGTAAATATCGCTGGCAAAACTAGCTCTACCTCGAATTTGTTCAGGTGCAACATATTCTGGACTACCAATACTAGTTCCAGTTCTATTTGAAGCAGCACCTGCTGTAGACTTAGAAGCACCAAAATCTACCAAAACTAGTCTGTGTAAGGCTTTATGTTTACCGTAGGCATCGCTACCACGTAAAATAATATTTTCTGGCTTAATATCGCGGTGAATAACTTGGCGCTGATGGCAAAATTGCAGTACAGGCAATAACTCATTAAGTAACTGCCATATCTGCGTTTCATTGAAAGCCCCATTTTGGCCTAATTCCTGGGCTAAATTTGGCCCATCAATAAATTCTTGTACAAGATACTGTCGATCATCTTGAGTAAAATATGCTAGCAGTTCTGGAATTTGGGGATGACTGCCTAATTCATCTAATTGAACCGCTTCTTGATTAAATAACTCCACGGCTTTCTGCACTGTGTTAGTGCCTTGTGCTTGGGGATAAAATTGCTTGATTACACAGCGAGGTTTAGAAGGTTTATCCTCATCTACTGCTAAAAAAGTTCTGCCAAAACCACCTTGTCCTATGGGTTTGATAGCACGGTAGCGTTCCTTTAGGAGTAACTTATAACCACAAGTTAGGCAAAACTTGACATCATTGGGATTTTCTGGTTTTAGACAGCGGGGATTAAGGCAGTAGCTCATGGAAGGTGGCACTCTTACTTATCTTTATTGTGCCTTGTCCTCAGCAGAAACGAATTGATTTTTGCTAATTATCTAGCTTTGCGGTTTTAATCCAGTGATTCATTTCCACACGAAATTAAAATTATAAATGCAACTACTAGTAGTCTGGCAACCCAAAAAGGGATAAAGCAAGGGAGCAGGGAGCAGGGGGAGAAAGCGTTTGAGCCTTATTTACTTTTATTCACGGGTAACAGGGAACAGGGACTGTCTGTGACGGAGGGCTGTTACCCCCCCTATACGACTTTCCACCTATAGGTGGGGGACTCAGACCCATTGGTGGGGAGAGGGAACAAACGGACGAACTGTTGCCCATTGCCTGTTCCCTGTTCCCTCTCCCGAAGGGAGTTCACATAGTTTAATTTTATTTCACCGACTTACTTACTACAGCCAAGGAAAAGCTTATGTCGTTGATGGAATTGAGCCTTGATACAACAGATGAGGCTGTTGATTGGGTTTGTACGCTGCTGGCTGAAATTATTGATATCAATGATATTCAGATTACAAAATATATTGAACAAAGCCAACCTAAATTAGCTAAACAAGATTTAGCACACTCCCCTTGGACATTTACGATTCGCTTACACATTCCCTATGATCTGCATTCGCGGGTAACTATAGAAAAAATTGTTAATTTGCTGTCACCTTTGCATCGTACAGGATTAGCGACTACGATTCAAACAACTGTGATTGAGGCAAAATCAACAGGCACAGATATCCATAATCCTTTGATTCACCGCATTGGTAAACGATTTGTTGTGCTTGCTCCTGATACATCTTACCAATCTCAAACCACAGACGAAGTAATCTTGAGAATGCAAACCAGTCTGGCTTTTGGTAGTGGTTTACACCCAGCGACGATTCTCGCTCTTCAACTACTTGAACGTTACATTATTTCTACAATGAATGTTCTTGACCTGGGATCGGGTTCTGGTATTTTGAGTGTAGCGATCGCCAAACTAGGGGCAACGGTTTTAGCATTAGATAATGACGCTATTGCTGTACAAGCAACTCAAAATGCTGTAGTTCAAAATCAGGTAGAGCAACAAGTAAAAGTAATAGAAGGAAGTTTAGGAGTTGGCAGTGATTTGGGGCATTGGATGGGTGGAATTACAAGTAATCATGTATCCAAAATTGAAAGTCAGCCAACTTTTGACTTAATCGTGGCGAATATTTTCGCACGAGTGCATATCGCCCTTGCCAATGATTTTAAGCGATCGCTGCGTCCAGGTGGAATATTAATTACAGCTGGTTTTACCAGCGACCATGAGGAAAATGTGGTTACAGCTTTAACAGATGTAGGATTTGAGATGATCGATTGTGAACGAATCAATGAATGGGTTGCACTTGCTTATCGCCTCTGTTAACCCAAAAATAGCTTATATGCCATATTCTGGCTTTCATCCCAATAGCGATAGCCAAGGGTATCTAGAAATGCTTGCCATTCTTCCATTTCGTGGGGTGGTACTTGCATTCCTACAACAATGCGCCCATAATCTGCTCCATTATTACGATAGTGGAACATACTAATATTCCAGTTGGGACTCATAGAACCGACAAATTTCATCAACGCACCAGGACGTTCGGGAAACTCAAAACGGTAAAGTAACTCATTATGCGCTAAAACAGAGTGTCCTCCAACCATGTGACGCAGATGTAATTTTGTCAATTCATCATCTGTCAAATCAATAGTTTTAAAACCGCAACCCTCAAAAGTATCTACTATTTTGACTGCATCAGCCCGGTTTTGAATTTGCACACCCACAAAAATATGGGCTTCTTGTTGATCGGCAATGCGATAATTAAATTCAGTTAAATTGCGATCGCCGATACATTTGCAAAACTTACACAGGCTACCTCGTTCTTCCGGAATTGCCACTGCAAAAATAGCTTCACGGCGTTCACCAAACTCTGCTCGTTCTGCTACAAAGCGGAGGCGGTCAAAGTTCATGTTAGCACCGCAAGCAACAGCAATTAAGGTTTGTCCCTGGATTTTTTCCCGTTCTGAATAGACCTTAGCAGCTGCGATCGCTAATGCACCGGCAGGTTCTAAAATTGAGCGCGTATCTTCAAATACGTCTTTAATTGCAGCACAGGTAGCATCGGTATCTACCAAAATAATTTCGTCTACGTAATTTTGGCACAGACGAAAGGTTTCTTCGCCTACTTCCCGCACTGCTACCCCATCGGCAAATAAACCCACTTGAGGTAATCTTACTCGATGTCCAGCTTGCAGCGATTGATACATCGCATCGGCATCTACTGGTTCTACTCCAATAATCTTGATCTCTGGACGTAATCGTTTCACATACGCTGCAATCCCAGAAATTAATCCACCACCACCAATTGCGACAAAGATGGCATGAATAGGTTGCTGGTATTGCCGCAAAATTTCCATGCCAATAGTTCCCTGTCCAGCAATCACATCTGGATCATCAAAGGGATGAATAAAGGTTAATCCTTTTTCTTTTTCTAGTTCACGAGCGTAAGTATATGCATCATCGTAGGTATTGCCATGTAATACTACCTCTCCTCCTCGCGTTTTCACTGCATTCACTTTAACTTGGGGTGTCGTTACTGGCATCACAATAATTGCCCGTGTTCCCAATCGATTAGCAGCCAGAGCAACTCCTTGGGCATGGTTGCCAGCAGATGCAGCAATAACACCCACTGCCAAGACATCAGGTGGCAAGTTCACCATCTTGTTATAAGCACCACGTAACTTAAAAGAAAATACTGACTGCATATCTTCTCGCTTCAGTAGAAGCTGATTATTCAGTCTTGCAGAAAGATTCGGGGCATACTCTAGTGGTGTTTCCTGGGCAACATCATACACACGGGCAGTCAGGATTTGTACCAAGTAGTCACAATACATGGGATTAATGAGTTAGCAAATGCCAGATGGAGTAAGATTTTATCAGTTTCTTTGTGGCGATCGCTAAGAGTTGAGATTCGTGCAGTAATGACCAAAAGAGGCAAGGAGCAGAGGGAAGGAGGGATAGGATACCGAAGAGGCAGAGGGGCAGGGAGCAGGGGGAGCAAGCCTTTCTCTTCTGCGCGGAGCGAAGCGCAGCATGGGTAAGAAGCCTTGCCATTCCAGGGCGCTTAACTGGGGCAAGCAAGCTCCGTCCCAGCCTCTCCCTCTTGCTCCCTGCTCCCTGCTCCCTGCTTCTTTTGACCGCTATAATCTTTAGTGGAAGTTTACGTTAATATTTGTTGCTAATATCTGCAAATATTCAGATTTAAACCTTTGTCTAGATTTTTACCTAGCAATTCAATATAAAATCTAAAACTTAAAATCCTCAATCAACATGGCAGACCTAACTCCCAATTCTAGTTTTAGTTTGACGTTGCGCTTGCAGATTCCCAATCGTGTAGGGATGTTAGCGTCAGTAACCCAAGCGATCGCAACTAGCGGTGGTAATCTGGGTCAAATTGATTTAATTGAGCAAACCCGCCAAGAATCAATTCGTGATATTACTGTTGATGCTGCTAGCACTGAACACGCTGAAACCATTGTGCAAGCAGTGAAAGCGTTGTCAAACATTAAACTGCTGAGTGTCTACGATCGCACCTTTAATTTGCATCGTGGTGGCAAAATTAGCATTGCTAGCAGAATCCCCTTAAAAAGTGTTTCCGATTTAGCAATGGCATACACCCCAGGAGTTGGTAGGATTTGTACCGCGATCGCTCAAGATCCAGAAGAAGTTTACAACTTAACCATTAAACAAAACACCGTTGCCATTGTTACCGATGGCAGTGCCGTCTTAGGATTGGGTAATCTTGGCCCTGCTGCTGCTTTACCAGTTATGGAAGGTAAAGCAATGCTGTTTAAAGAATTTGCGGGGCTGGATGCTTTTCCTATTTGTCTTGCTACCCAAGATACAGATGAAATTGTCCGGACAGTAAAAAATCTCGCGCCAGTATTTGGAGGGGTGAATTTAGAAGATATTGCTGCGCCTCGTTGCTTTGAAATTGAACAAAAATTGCGGCAAGAATTAGATATACCCGTTTTTCATGATGACCAACACGGTACAGCAATTGTTACTTTAGCGGCCTTGTTTAACGCCTTGAAACTGGTACACAAGTCAATGGCAGAAATACGCATCATAATCAACGGTGCTGGGGCTGCTGGTGTGGCGATCGCTCGCTTACTCCGCAAAGCAGGAGCAGAAAAAATCTGGATGTGTGACTCTAAAGGTATTATCTCTAACAGTCGTACCGACCTCACAGAAGAGAAACGAGAATTTGCCGTCAAAGCTCAGGGTACTCTAGGAGGAGCGATGCAAGGAGCAGATGTTTTTATTGGTGTGAGCGCACCAGGAGTCTTGACACTAGAAATGGTGCAATCAATGGCTAAAGATCCAATTATTTTTGCTATGGCTAATCCCATTCCTGAAATTCAGCCAGAATTAGTCAGTAAAGATGTTGCTGTGATTGCTACTGGACGCAGTGATTACCCAAATCAAATTAACAACGTCCTGGCTTTTCCTGGGGTATTTCGTGGTGCTTTAGATTGTCGGGCGCAGACAATTACCACTACCATGTATTTAGAAGCTGCAAATGCGATCGCCTCTTTAGTTAAACCTTCGGACTTGAATCGAGAACACATTATTCCTTCGGTGTTTGATGAGCGCGTCGTCACCGCTGTTGCTGCGGCTGTGCAGCAAGCAGCGCGTCAAGAAGGTATTGCTCAAAGTTAAGACATTTACTACTAACCACAAACCTAGAAAAAAGTAAGTGGGTTTAGGCATTCGCTGTATACAGAGATGGAAAATTATGGCAGATCGCACCTTTCATGACCAACTGAGCTTGGAAGAACAAACCGAAAAACTCGGAAAAAAAGCAGTAGCACTAGGTTTAATTCCAAGTTTTGTAGTGCATTACTTTCCCGATACTTGGGTATTTTATGTCCCCAATGAAAATCAGTCAGAAGCGCTGACACCAGAAGAGGCATACTTTCGTTTAAAAAAATTAGTTGAACAATAGATTTTGGGATAACCAGTTTTTGAAGATAACGGCTAATTCACTGCAATTGTTGAGTAACAGTAGTTATGACGAAACCTACAATTTTAACTGTTGATGATGATCCAGAGGTGCTGCAAGCAATGTCACGAACTTGAGGCATCAGTACGGCGATCGCTTCCGCATTGTTCGAGCAGATTCAGGTATTACTGCTGTAGATGTACTAAGCTGATCGGCATCTAAATTTCTGAAGTGATCTAAGCCAGACAATGGTTTCAGTGCCTAAAATCCCCACTTTAAATGCTGAACAGCTTAATGCCAAAGAAATACTAATAATGATATTGACACAAAAGTTACAGGGGTGTACTAGAAGGCTGTTGCACAATATTATTAACAGTTTTTATTCCTACAAACTCTTCTCGACCTGTAATCAATCTAGAGCGACGATTACGAGTAATATAATTCCATCCCCACTGAATTGCTACTACTAATTTAGTGTCAAACTCGATTAAGAAGTAAATGTGAATTATTAGCCAAAAAGCCCAAGCAATGAAACCTTTGAGTTTAACTAAACCTAAATCTACAACAGCTAAATTTTGCCCAATCATGGCCAAAGTACCCATGTCGTTGTAACGAAATTGTGGCAAAGTATCACCTTTAAGCCTGCGTTGAATGAGTTTAGCTACATACTCTCCTTGTTGTTTGGCTACAGGCGCAACACCAGGTAAGGGTTTACCATTTTGATGAGAAAAGTTGCCTAAATCTCCCACAACAAAAATGTTTTTATAACCCTTGATAGACAAGTCTGGTTCTACAATCACACGTCCAGAGCGATCGCACTCTACACCTGTACTTTTTGCTAGGGCTTTCCCCATCGGCGAACCTTGAACACCTGCTGCCCACAAGATAGTTTTTGAGGTAATTTCTGTCAATTCATCGCCTTGCTTGAAAGTAACGGTGTTATTTTCAACATTTGTCACTCTGGTTTTAGTATGGACAGCTACACCCAACTTTTGCAAAGATTCTGCGGCTACTTTTGATAATTCTGGTGAAATGTGTGGGAGGATGCGATCGCCCCCTTGCAATAATAAAATTTTCGCTTCTGAGGTGTTAATGCTGCGGAAATCTTCTGTGAGAGTTTGGTATGCCAATTCCGCGATCGCACCTGCTAATTCTACACCGGTCGGACCACCTCCCACAATCACAAAAGTCAGCAAAGCACGACGTTTTTCAGGGTCAGTTTCTTTTTCAGCTGCTTCAAATGCCGAAAATATCTGGCGACGCATTTCTATGGCATCTTCAACAGTTTTCAAACCAGGAGCAAATTTTTTCCAGTTATCCTTACCAAAATAGGAATGATTAACACCTGTGGCGACAATTAATGTATCGTAAGGTACTACTTCATCACCCAAAATAACTTGTTGTGCCTTAGGATCAATATCATTTACTTCTCCCAATAACACTTTTGTATTCTTGCTTTTGCTGAATACAGATCGTAATGGTGCAGAAATATCAGCAGGTGATAGCGTACCTGTGGCAACTTGATATAAAAGCGGCTGAAATAGGTGAAAGTTACGTTTATCAATGAGAGTAACATTGACATTTGCTTTCTTGAGAGCTTTTGCTGTATACAGTCCACCAAAGCCACCACCAACGATCACAACCTGATGTGGTGCATTATTCTCAAGTGAGGCTACCATAAGACATATTTCCTTGTGTTAAGAAGTTGTAACTATTCTTAACAAAGATGTAACAGCATTATGATATGGTTTGCTGTTTGTTTAGAACAATTGAAAAATAATAAAAGTAGCCAAAGTTATTTATTGTCCCTCAGTTGTGGGTTGCCTTTAGCAAGAATTTAACTTTTAATTTTTAATTTTTAATTTTTAATTCCCCGAAGGGGT contains the following coding sequences:
- a CDS encoding 50S ribosomal protein L11 methyltransferase, with amino-acid sequence MSLMELSLDTTDEAVDWVCTLLAEIIDINDIQITKYIEQSQPKLAKQDLAHSPWTFTIRLHIPYDLHSRVTIEKIVNLLSPLHRTGLATTIQTTVIEAKSTGTDIHNPLIHRIGKRFVVLAPDTSYQSQTTDEVILRMQTSLAFGSGLHPATILALQLLERYIISTMNVLDLGSGSGILSVAIAKLGATVLALDNDAIAVQATQNAVVQNQVEQQVKVIEGSLGVGSDLGHWMGGITSNHVSKIESQPTFDLIVANIFARVHIALANDFKRSLRPGGILITAGFTSDHEENVVTALTDVGFEMIDCERINEWVALAYRLC
- the gndA gene encoding NADP-dependent phosphogluconate dehydrogenase, whose protein sequence is MTLQSFGVIGLAVMGENIALNVERNGFPIAVYNRSREKTDAFMAQRAPGRNVKAAFTLEEFVAALERPRKILVMVQAGKPVDAVIAQLKPLLNEGDIIIDGGNSWFEDTERRTQELEPTGLRYLGMGVSGGEEGALNGPSLMPGGTQSSYEYLSPIFNKIAAQVDDGPCVTYIGPGGSGHYVKMVHNGIEYGDMQLIAEAYDLLKNVAGLDPKQLHEVFTEWNTTDELNSFLIEITSNIFPYIDPETKKPLVDLIVDAAGQKGTGRWTVQTALELGVSIPTITAAVNARIISSIKEERVAASKILTGPNSKYDGQTKDFINKVRDALYCSKICSYAQGMALLSTASKTYNWNLDLGEMARIWKGGCIIRAGFLNKIKKAFTENPALPNLLLAPEFKQTILDRQTAWREVIATAATLGIPVPAFSASLDYFDSYRRDRLPQNLTQAQRDYFGAHTYQRLDKSGTFHTEWVPIDEAKKK
- a CDS encoding element excision factor XisI family protein, whose translation is MSDYAKLRPSHGNIPLDAIFDEMRDRYSLMQVGWNRGKWVRGNLIYVIIDNDQVIIEYDGMEYGITQDLVKKGIPESDMVLAFLPDSRTVSIA
- a CDS encoding NAD(P)/FAD-dependent oxidoreductase, encoding MVASLENNAPHQVVIVGGGFGGLYTAKALKKANVNVTLIDKRNFHLFQPLLYQVATGTLSPADISAPLRSVFSKSKNTKVLLGEVNDIDPKAQQVILGDEVVPYDTLIVATGVNHSYFGKDNWKKFAPGLKTVEDAIEMRRQIFSAFEAAEKETDPEKRRALLTFVIVGGGPTGVELAGAIAELAYQTLTEDFRSINTSEAKILLLQGGDRILPHISPELSKVAAESLQKLGVAVHTKTRVTNVENNTVTFKQGDELTEITSKTILWAAGVQGSPMGKALAKSTGVECDRSGRVIVEPDLSIKGYKNIFVVGDLGNFSHQNGKPLPGVAPVAKQQGEYVAKLIQRRLKGDTLPQFRYNDMGTLAMIGQNLAVVDLGLVKLKGFIAWAFWLIIHIYFLIEFDTKLVVAIQWGWNYITRNRRSRLITGREEFVGIKTVNNIVQQPSSTPL
- a CDS encoding malic enzyme-like NAD(P)-binding protein, which produces MADLTPNSSFSLTLRLQIPNRVGMLASVTQAIATSGGNLGQIDLIEQTRQESIRDITVDAASTEHAETIVQAVKALSNIKLLSVYDRTFNLHRGGKISIASRIPLKSVSDLAMAYTPGVGRICTAIAQDPEEVYNLTIKQNTVAIVTDGSAVLGLGNLGPAAALPVMEGKAMLFKEFAGLDAFPICLATQDTDEIVRTVKNLAPVFGGVNLEDIAAPRCFEIEQKLRQELDIPVFHDDQHGTAIVTLAALFNALKLVHKSMAEIRIIINGAGAAGVAIARLLRKAGAEKIWMCDSKGIISNSRTDLTEEKREFAVKAQGTLGGAMQGADVFIGVSAPGVLTLEMVQSMAKDPIIFAMANPIPEIQPELVSKDVAVIATGRSDYPNQINNVLAFPGVFRGALDCRAQTITTTMYLEAANAIASLVKPSDLNREHIIPSVFDERVVTAVAAAVQQAARQEGIAQS
- the ilvA gene encoding threonine ammonia-lyase, biosynthetic; the encoded protein is MYCDYLVQILTARVYDVAQETPLEYAPNLSARLNNQLLLKREDMQSVFSFKLRGAYNKMVNLPPDVLAVGVIAASAGNHAQGVALAANRLGTRAIIVMPVTTPQVKVNAVKTRGGEVVLHGNTYDDAYTYARELEKEKGLTFIHPFDDPDVIAGQGTIGMEILRQYQQPIHAIFVAIGGGGLISGIAAYVKRLRPEIKIIGVEPVDADAMYQSLQAGHRVRLPQVGLFADGVAVREVGEETFRLCQNYVDEIILVDTDATCAAIKDVFEDTRSILEPAGALAIAAAKVYSEREKIQGQTLIAVACGANMNFDRLRFVAERAEFGERREAIFAVAIPEERGSLCKFCKCIGDRNLTEFNYRIADQQEAHIFVGVQIQNRADAVKIVDTFEGCGFKTIDLTDDELTKLHLRHMVGGHSVLAHNELLYRFEFPERPGALMKFVGSMSPNWNISMFHYRNNGADYGRIVVGMQVPPHEMEEWQAFLDTLGYRYWDESQNMAYKLFLG
- a CDS encoding protein kinase domain-containing protein — translated: MSYCLNPRCLKPENPNDVKFCLTCGYKLLLKERYRAIKPIGQGGFGRTFLAVDEDKPSKPRCVIKQFYPQAQGTNTVQKAVELFNQEAVQLDELGSHPQIPELLAYFTQDDRQYLVQEFIDGPNLAQELGQNGAFNETQIWQLLNELLPVLQFCHQRQVIHRDIKPENIILRGSDAYGKHKALHRLVLVDFGASKSTAGAASNRTGTSIGSPEYVAPEQIRGRASFASDIYSLGATCINLLTGRSPFDSYDTNNDSWIWQQYLKTPISNNLSLILHKMLESIPARRYQTIAEVLQDLNQQSSAVATPAKPAPTLPPTVVSKTPSQVDLELEELKTQFLVGGKPQPNKVQPSNPLSQPTSKSKIDTELEEVKAKFMGKNNIPNQ
- a CDS encoding Ycf66 family protein; this encodes MLAFVLAFVVGLGSLAIYIAAFFFPEIHRKNDFVWSGVGLFYALVLWIFAPRISGGLLLGHVASVALLVWFGWQTLSLRRQLTPQAQQTQVPSSETVKTGIQQQATKLSIPERLTQWQKGLSSTFGGVKDKVQKQPTSKPEDITSVLAEQPAVEIIDETTATPEQSIEEDIAISETESLTESLPKVTPPNPPSPESVSAAQPHAEEKEPIPAEEIAPDASLAPPAEGSN